The DNA window GATCACAGTCCTGGCTGACTCCTTGATTTCAACCTGTTGAGACCCTGAGTGGAAGACCCAGCTAGGCTATGCTTGCATGCCTGACCCATAGAAACTGTGAAGATAATAGACGTGTGTTGTTTCCAACTGctgaatttgtggtaatttgttacttacaggcagagaaggcaatggcaagccactccagtactcttgcctagaaaatcccatggatggaggagcctggtaggctgcagtccatggggtcgctacaagtaggatgcgactgagcgacttcactttcacttttcactttcacacaatggagaaggcaatggcaacccactccagtgttcttgcctggagaatcccagggacagcagagcctggtgggctgccatctatggggtcgcacagagtcggacacgactgaagcgacttagcagtagcagcagcagttactcaCAGGAGATAACTAATACACATGGGTGAGTTAACAGTAGGAAGGAGAGTTGTTCAGAGGGAGCATAACTCTGAATGACACTTTCAGAGTAAactggtttccctgatggctgcTTTTCATgtggccacaggaaaaaaaaaaaaacaaaaaacagttatGACATTGAGATTTCACACTGACCATCCCCACACATAGACACAGATTATCTTTTTTCTGTTGCAGTGACTCCCAAACTTCAACATGCTTCCAAATCACCTGTAAGGTGTGTGAGACCTAATGGCTGAGCCTCACCACCAGAGTTTCCTATTCAGCATGTCTGTGGTGGGACCTGAAAATTTGCTTTTCTAACAAGTTCCAGGTGAGGCTCCTGCAGCCCCCTGGGACCCCACTTAGAGCACTGCTGCTCTATGCTAAGATGAAGACCttctagttatttttaatacttgaTTTCTATAGCCATTTCCCCATTTGACATGAAAACATTTCACCAATATTTTTTAAACCCAGGTtaagataaaaaagaaggaatggaAATGTGATATACCTTGGAGTAACCCAAAGTGCTTTTCACTCTCCGAGTCGTCATCTCAGAACCTCTATTTGGGCGGCATGGTGGAAGACAGGTAAAAATGATGCTTCCCTTAAACAGGTTAAAGGTCAGTGCAGTGGCCCGTGGGGCCTCTATGCTCTCCCCATCTGCAATCACTGCCCGCGTCCCAGGTGTCAGCAGTCCCTGCAGCATCGTCCATCCATGGGACGCTGCTCGAGACCCTTGGACCCAGGTGGCAGGAGCTGCAGCAGTGCTGAAGAGCTTTGAAGGAGTGGAAAGCGCTCTACCTGTACCAGTCCTGACAGATCACTTCATCATGAACCCTTCTGACACacagcaaggacatccaaccggGAGCAAAAATGAAGTCTTGACTGAGATCTGGGAATCCGCAGAGATTCCATCATACACAAATCCCAAAAGGCTGACATTTAAAACAGGAAACAAGGGTCCTATCTCTTGCCAACAGAAGGGAAATTCTGTAGGAATCGTGTGTGTACCTCAGAGCAAATCAAGAGATGGGGGCAGCAGAGGGAAGACACTCTTGATGTCATCATGAATACCAACTGGAGACTGCTTTGGATTTCAGTTCTACAGGAGCAGAGAGTGAATGTTATTTTAGGATATCATTGAGGAATTATTTGGGAGAACTCAGCATTATTATGTTATCTAAAATGATCCCAGTTGCTCATGCTGGTCATAAAGTTTGCTAATAATTTgaatggggggtgggtgggagagagaggtgggggaaCCATAAATGAGAACATCTGTTAAAGTTGAATATGAGAAGCCTgccttgtttttattattttgctcaTGACACGATCCTGAAAGAGGGGAACTGAGTGATTATCGGAGTAAATGGCTATTTGTATGCAGAACGTAGGTGTGCTTCAACTTtgcattccaaaataaaaatgagtgatcTTTTCCATTAAAACAGTGTGGGTCACCCCCGGCTGCCAGCTTTTatgcttttacttatttatcttccCCAAGGAGGCACAGGCACTTTGCAGGCCTTTCCCAAGCTGCCGTAATTGATGAATAGTTGGATTTCTTTTAATTCAAGTAATGCCGAATGTCTGCAGCTTTGGTAATCGGATCCTACCAGCTTTAGAGACCACTGCCAAAATATTCAGAGCTCAGAGGTTTGGCAACGTCATTTAATCATCGCAAAAGGATTACAGAGTGCAAAATAAGCCCCCAGACAGCTCGGAGATGGGCCAATTCAGAAACCGACTAGGGCTGGGGAGCTGCTGAGGCTTGCTCCCTCTCACATGGCCCTGCATCCCGGCTCTCCTTCACCTCGGCTAAGGCTTCACCTAACCACCTTCACCCTGGCTGAGGCTCCATCCTCAGGAGAGAAAAGATGTCAAGGGTGATGGACTTCAGATCAGAGACATAAACAGTATCTGATCACACGTCAGGCTCAGGACTGGTAAAAATCCCAGACCAGGGTACCCAGATTATCCTGGTGTGGGAAGGTCAAGGCCACAGGCTACCCAGTGAGAGCctctgacagagaagccagaTGGTGAATTTAGAAGCCGTCCCTGGTCTCGTTCAAGGGAGACACTGCTGCTGTGATGCTTTATTTACCAACAACAACACAGTTTGTGCAGGGAACAAGCGTGTGTTCACCATGCAATAGACGCTTTAATGCAGGAAGGAAGGGTGATTTGTGACTGGATGAGGATCTGGAGTTTATCAATGACCACCCCAGCTTCAGAGGCCTCTTTCCACTCTGGGCCTGAGTCTGGAGGCTCCCAGGCTAAACCTTTGGTCCTCCTGCTCTAGACAGGGCGAGCTGGCAAGAAGGCCCCGGAGAGGCCCACACCATTCAGGTGCCAAATGTGCTAAGTCCTTGGCACTCCCTTGCACTAGTTCCCAGACAAAGGAAACCTCTAATACCAAACCCACCCCCACGCAGCACAAGTTTCTATTAAACAATCTGagtcactttaaaataaaaaagtgcgAAGGCAGACTCCTGTGTAAATCTGATTTGCCATGCTAGGCCAAGCTTATTTTATTACATACATTCTGCATTCTAAGAACTAGTAACTTCATATTGTAAACATTAAGCATACAGAGTTAAAGTTCAAGGCCACATTAGATCATtgattgtctcttgtgttgtgtATCTTTGGCTGGCCGAGATCAACTCGTAGTGTATAAATGCATaagttatataattattatataaaaaggaaaaaaacaaaaaacaaaaaaacaaaccactgaCTTGCATACTTCATTCTGACAAACGCACAGCGTTCGCGACTCAAAAGGAAAACTGGAGGCTGCCTCGCCCCCGACACCCAGGCGATTTCAGACTGGGGTAGCCGAGAAGGCTAGCGCTTACCTGACCCCGTGGAGAGCAGAGCACCCCCGCCTAAGGATGAGGTCctgaatgtttctttttaaatatcagaCAATTCCAgttacagtttttcttttgataaacaaacaaaacaagacaaaaagagatGCATGATTTTGTTTCTGCGTTCTCCTACCATCCGTGCCCCGCCCCCATCACGCTGTGTCCGTCTTCCTAACACTGGATTTGGTACAACACTGACCGCACGAAGCCTCACATCTCCTCGGCTCAGCTCTCCGAAGAACCAACACCATCCCAAGTCCAGTCTTCACGGCTCAAGAAGCTCccttcccagtccttccctcctccttcccccgtTTCTTCCTCTCCCGCCTCCTCCATCCACACCCACGTGCCCTCTCTCCACACACATGCTCAGTCCCGCCCTGTGACACAGAGTTCCTGTCTTATCGTCAAGGAGTTGGAAGCCTCGGGTTGTTCTAAGAATCTGGTTTCACCCAGGACAGCAGATGCTGATGAGTTCCGTTAACAGTGTCCATCGATGGGCTACCATagtctccctctcctctctttcctgtgtttgatatgtttctctttttaaatacaggtagttttcattccaatgacGTTAGAAATGGCATGTTAGGTCCAGACTGTGTGGTATCTATTGCTTGAGTTTAATCCTCGCTTAATGCACTAGCAGGATTCCCAAAGACTATTCTAAAGGTTTATACACGTCTTCTGAACGTTTTCTTTGGCACTTTGTCCTTATGACGTCACGCTTGTACTTGCAATGTCTTTTACAAGGTCGGTCCACAGATTACCTGTCTGCGTACACAGGTAGCATCCTTTTTATCTCTGTAGTCATGGTTTAGTAAGTCCCTCCCACTCAGAGTCTCTGGatctctccccctgccccagtcGGGCTTTCGCATTTCCCTTGAGGCACTTCTGATTCGTGGTCTCGGATAAGAGTTTGTAGTAATGGATGGGTCTCTACACAGGTGCTGGGAAAGGCCTCTCTCAGGGGCTTTAGTAGTAAGTGCCCAGATGCGAAGGCATATGGCTGGCTGGGAGCCTAGCGCTGGGGTAGATCCCTCCCGTGGGTGAATTCCAGTATGGGTTCGGGGCGGCGAAAAAACTGGATGACGTCACAGGGAGGGCCGGAGGGTGGGGGGCGACAAAGTTCATCTTCTGCGGGTGGGCGTGATAGGAGCCCATGTAGGGGAGGTCCGAGGGGTACTTGTACAGAGAGGACTCCGGGGGGTGGGGCTGCAGGGCCTGGGCGATCCCGTGGAAGTCGAACTTGTAGGCGTAGCGCTTCCCGTGGACTTTGGTCATGATGTTCTTGTCGTAGTAGTAGCGGAGGGCCCGGCTGAGCTTGTCATAGTTCATGTTGGGCTTGCTCTTCCGCTCCCCCCAGCGCCGCGCCACCTCGTCCGGGTCGGTCATCTTGAACTCCCCGTTGGtgccttcccaggtgatgcagttgGAATTGGAGCTGTCAGACAGAAGCTCCAGCAGGAACTGCCAAAGCTGGATCTGCCCGCTCCCTGAGGAGGTGGGGAAAGGAAACGGAACATCTGTGAGAACACCGTGTGCACAgccgggtccgactctttgcggccccagcgactgcagcccgccaaggcccctctgtccatggggttctccaggcaagaatactggagtggggttgccatgccctcctccaccagGGCACCTAGGttctgaacctaggtctcccacattgcaggcagattctttagaccatctgagccaccaggaaagcccaagaatactgcagtgggtagtcatcccttctctaggggatctccccgacccagggtttgaaccagcatcccttgtgtctcctgcactggcaggtgggttctttaccactagtgccacctggaaaaccccacgcaGAGTTCCTTTAGCAGGCTGTGTGCCCATCCTTCTGGGCTGGGGGCATTGGCTGCTCTTGTCCCccagcaccaccacccccttctccagagaactgCCCTTGGCCGAAACTGGAGCTGCCTCAaacccttccctcccaccccctcaggTAGCCCACGGCCTGATGGACTGACAAAGAACTCCAGAGGTCAGCCCCCTGGCCTCAAAGAGGGACTGATTCTGTGATGCTGGTCATGCCCGGGACTTAGCATGGATGGGGTCAGACTGAAGCAAGGTTCCAGCTAAGgtcacatgcatgcacactcagtggctcagtcgtgtccgactctctgtgaccccatggactgcagcccgccaggctcctctgtccaggggattctccaggcgagaatactggagtgggttgccatgctctccttcagggcatcttcccgatccagggatcaaacccacgtctcttatgtctcctccattggcaggtggaccctttacgactagtgccacctggtaagcccagcTAAGGCCACAAGCTTCCTTAATCTCTCCCCTGAGGTCTCCGGCATCCTCTCCCTCGAGAATGTACCCTTCATGAATCACCTGCCCAAGTATGCTTAGCCCAAGCTCCGCATCTAAGGAACTGGCCTAAGATGATGATCCTTGGTGATGACCAGGCAGATCTAGAGGCTGATCCAAGTCCTTTCGGGAATGCAAAGAATTCCCG is part of the Bos indicus x Bos taurus breed Angus x Brahman F1 hybrid chromosome 1, Bos_hybrid_MaternalHap_v2.0, whole genome shotgun sequence genome and encodes:
- the ERG gene encoding transcriptional regulator ERG isoform X5; protein product: MAKGGKMVGSPDTVGMNYSSYMEEKHMPPPNMTTNERRVIVPADPTLWSTDHVRQWLEWAVKEYGLPDVDILLFQNIDGKELCKMTKDDFQRLTPSYNADILLSHLHYLRENLPYEPPRRSAWTSHGHPAPQSKAAQPSPSTVPKTEDQRPQLDPYQILGPTSSRLANPGSGQIQLWQFLLELLSDSSNSNCITWEGTNGEFKMTDPDEVARRWGERKSKPNMNYDKLSRALRYYYDKNIMTKVHGKRYAYKFDFHGIAQALQPHPPESSLYKYPSDLPYMGSYHAHPQKMNFVAPHPPALPVTSSSFFAAPNPYWNSPTGGIYPSARLPASHMPSHLGTYY